Proteins from one Dromiciops gliroides isolate mDroGli1 chromosome 6, mDroGli1.pri, whole genome shotgun sequence genomic window:
- the ZNF518B gene encoding zinc finger protein 518B isoform X2, translating to MPGTEYVEDCMPPISSEGLELNTQWFLEMQIKKMKEIIPQLYTDQVDDRNNSVTTSSKQLSSEYMNQPNGREAQPQGFQDTKAEDDKMSVVTCVRCRSVQKIPLQELKKDNQYSHNEDQMFFVCVKCNLGLSPPFPCINDVPTAIDSGNKDNAISRTITNQFKVKNFQPGKYYCDKCRFSTKDPLQYKKHTLQHEEIKFFCSHCNYVSYTKGEFQRHLVKHTGTFPYQCEYCDYGAVRNDYIVKHTRRVHETGGEKRPLKQAMEHQPKRTNFSKLNSEVLINEVSKSNSFPNEPSDLPLCFSGHGEQDKAGHSVPLPESKEYSKDEAASAPDKACLPEPSKVNFFENENVEVELLSPAKEPVQPGMPLTVVAPAELRVPDNCLAQLIDVKVVNGTQQLVLKLIPLKEKNGLKPGSPDELMSKSTVPNEQEKLVPTEQTPPAVEGSPEKPLGISNLHSTDYTHVKDLDCRKSSVSQVLKNKSETNQSQCESCPNSDRTGDWRQDMLSVPYGTCLSPVSSRDGDIKQNKYFSSLPVVNNGVLCSPLKRSGVLPHMSTLSPNQDRFQKHLEKSPSDCKPAEAVGAFAERGMLPASPGTSLQRNEADTFKMVPFSEKLKQAQVKEPSDDPNPMQNSSLHSEQSHINLIRENDIKTQDPDEDMLDDLGGVTLQNSGSNITSSDGPVISSVFSLSCGAENIPEGIKWDIASCRTNPVTSMHRKIAQLIAATESSKSSLSPPSTVEQQSSPLKTPIDCVLGHNAPSHDPAPTQGLQSNGVDIEQFTHEQMRHQDCDEEQTKVIETRKDHDTVPMFVSKGTVLKAFSSTENEHLEENKLSCDVFGNERLLSKSVPFSFLKQVGEDFSLTKESLSTDSSRNLGTSLENKPNQEFTTSTISNKSISACSQPKEGNDQDKQEKLIFGGPSGSKIKTKEAVIPKKKPKTQSDPSQLLPDVCIFMTSRHLRLMPVKTEQLIKCPRRNQPVVVLNHPDVDSIEVINVMKVVNKYKGNVLKVVLSERTCDQLGIKRHHRRLIYQNMEAVLPVKKQTMLKMKLKKIHKNSYQYSKGLLNHSLKGVLSTNSVQPLFS from the exons ATGCCAGGAACGGAATATGTCGAAGACTGCATGCCACCAATATCGAGTGAAGGCCTGGAACTCAACACACAATGGTTtttagaaatgcagattaaaaaaatgaaggaaataataccACAGTTATATACTGATCAGGTGGATGACAGAAATAATTCTGTGACTACATCATCAAAACAACTCAGCAGTGAATATATGAATCAGCCCAATGGACGTGAAGCTCAGCCCCAGGGTTTTCAAGACACCAAGGCAGAGGATGACAAGATGTCTGTGGTTACTTGTGTGAGGTGTAGAAGTGTACAAAAAATTCCACTCCAGGAGCTGAAAAAGGATAACCAATATAGTCACAATGAGGACCAGATGTTCTTCGTTTGTGTCAAGTGCAACTTAGGTctatctcctcctttcccttgtATTAATGATGTACCAACTGCTATTGATTCAGGAAATAAAGATAATGCGATTTCAAGGACTATCACTAAccaatttaaagtaaaaaacttTCAGCCAGGCAAATATTACTGTGATAAGTGCCGGTTTTCTACCAAGGACCCTCTGCAGTATAAAAAGCACACGCTCCaacatgaagaaattaaattcttTTGTTCACACTGCAACTATGTCTCATATACAAAAGGAGAATTCCAGAGGCATTTGGTGAAACACACAGGGACATTTCCGTATCAGTGCGAGTATTGTGACTATGGTGCTGTTAGAAATGATTATATAGTTAAACACACAAGACGAGTTCACGAGACCGGTGGTGAGAAACGACCTCTTAAACAGGCCATGGAACACCAGCCAAAGAGAACCAATTTTTCAAAACTGAACTCTGAGGTTCTTATAAATGAAGTTTCTAAGTCAAATTCTTTTCCGAATGAGCCGTCGGATTTACCCTTATGTTTCTCTGGCCATGGAGAGCAGGACAAAGCAGGCCACTCTGTTCCCTTACCTGAGTCTAAAGAGTATAGTAAGGATGAAGCAGCCTCAGCTCCTGATAAAGCCTGCCTTCCTGAACCAAGCAAAGTTAACTTTTTTGAGAATGAAAATGTGGAAGTTGAATTGTTATCACCAGCAAAAGAACCTGTACAGCCAGGTATGCCACTCACTGTGGTTGCACCAGCAGAACTTCGAGTCCCTGATAACTGTTTAGCCCAGTTGATAGATGTTAAGGTAGTCAATGGGACCCAGCAACTTGTTCTAAAACTAATtccactgaaagaaaaaaatggccttAAACCTGGCAGCCCTGATGAGCTTATGAGCAAATCTACAGTGCCAAATGAGCAAGAAAAATTAGTGCCTACTGAACAAACCCCACCAGCAGTGGAAGGGAGTCCTGAGAAGCCATTGGGCATTAGTAATCTGCACTCCACAGATTATACACATGTGAAGGATCTAGATTGCAGAAAGTCTTCTGTTTCTCAAGTGTTAAAGAATAAGTCAGAGACTAATCAAAGCCAATGTGAGTCCTGTCCAAATAGTGACAGAACTGGGGATTGGAGGCAAGACATGCTTTCAGTTCCATATGGAACAtgcctttctcctgtttcctCAAGAGAtggtgatataaaacaaaataagtatttttcttCATTACCTGTGGTGAATAATGGTGTTTTATGCAGTCCTCTGAAAAGATCCGGTGTGTTGCCACATATGTCTACCCTCTCCCCCAATCaagacagatttcagaaacatTTAGAAAAATCACCATCAGACTGCAAACCTGCTGAAGCAGTTGGGGCTTTTGCAGAAAGAGGTATGTTGCCAGCAAGCCCAGGGACCTCTCTGCAAAGGAATGAAGCTGATACTTTTAAAATGGTTCCTTTCAGTGAAAAGCTGAAACAAGCACAAGTAAAAGAACCTTCAGATGATCCAAATCCAATGCAAAATTCCTCTTTACATAGTGAACAATCACACATCAACCTAATTAGAGAAAATGATATTAAGACTCAAGATCCTGACGAGGACATGTTGGATGATCTTGGTGGAGTTACTCTTCAGAATTCAGGAAGTAACATCACTTCTTCAGATGGCCCTGTCATTTCATCAGTGTTTTCTCTTAGCTGTGGGGCTGAAAATATCCCCGAAGGGATTAAATGGGACATTGCAAGTTGTAGGACAAACCCAGTTACTTCAATGCATAGAAAAATTGCCCAGTTGATTGCTGCTACTGAATCTTCAAAATCTTCATTGTCTCCTCCAAGCACAGTGGAACAGCAATCCTCTCCTTTGAAAACTCCCATAGACTGTGTTCTGGGGCATAATGCACCAAGTCATGATCCAGCTCCAACCCAGGGCCTGCAGAGCAATGGTGTTGATATTGAACAATTTACTCATGAACAAATGCGACACCAGGACTGTGATGAGGAACAAACAAAAGTTATTGAAACTAGAAAGGATCATGACACTGTTCCCATGTTTGTTTCAAAAGGGACTGTGTTGAAAGCGTTCAGTTCCACTGAGAATGAACATTTAGAAGAGAATAAATTGTCGTGTGATGTGTTTGGCAATGAGAGGCTGTTATCAAAATCTGTTCCCTTCAGTTTTCTTAAACAGGTAGGCGAAGACTTTTCTTTGACAAAGGAAAGTCTGTCAACAGACAGTTCCAGAAATCTTGGTACATCATTGGAGAATAAGCCAAATCAAGAATTCACTACCAGTACTATCTCTAACAAATCAATTTCTGCCTGTTCACAACCAAAAGAAGGCAATGAccaggataaacaggaaaaattgaTTTTTGGTGGCCCCTCAGGGTCCAAAATTAAGACAAAAGAGGCAGTAATCcccaagaaaaaacccaaaactcaaTCTGACCCCAGTCAGTTGCTTCCAGATGTTTGTATTTTTATGACATCAAGACATCTCAGACTTATGCCTGTCAAAACAGAACAGTTGATTAAATGCCCCCGCCGGAACCAACCTGTTGTTGTGTTAAACCACCCAGATGTTGACTCAATAGAAGTGATTAATGTGATGAAGGTTGTCAACAAGTACAAAGGCAATGTCCTCAAAGTGGTTTTATCAGAACGAACATGTGACCAACTAGGTATAAAGCGGCATCACAGGCGACTTATCTATCAGAACATGGAGGCAGTGTTACCAGTGAAAAAGCAGACTATGCtgaaaatgaaacttaaaaagatCCACAAGAACAGCTACCAG tacTCGAAGGGCCTACTTAACCACAGTTTAAAAGGAGTACTCAGCACGAATTCAGTACAACCCCTTTTTTCTTGA
- the ZNF518B gene encoding zinc finger protein 518B isoform X3: MPGTEYVEDCMPPISSEGLELNTQWFLEMQIKKMKEIIPQLYTDQVDDRNNSVTTSSKQLSSEYMNQPNGREAQPQGFQDTKAEDDKMSVVTCVRCRSVQKIPLQELKKDNQYSHNEDQMFFVCVKCNLGLSPPFPCINDVPTAIDSGNKDNAISRTITNQFKVKNFQPGKYYCDKCRFSTKDPLQYKKHTLQHEEIKFFCSHCNYVSYTKGEFQRHLVKHTGTFPYQCEYCDYGAVRNDYIVKHTRRVHETGGEKRPLKQAMEHQPKRTNFSKLNSEVLINEVSKSNSFPNEPSDLPLCFSGHGEQDKAGHSVPLPESKEYSKDEAASAPDKACLPEPSKVNFFENENVEVELLSPAKEPVQPGMPLTVVAPAELRVPDNCLAQLIDVKVVNGTQQLVLKLIPLKEKNGLKPGSPDELMSKSTVPNEQEKLVPTEQTPPAVEGSPEKPLGISNLHSTDYTHVKDLDCRKSSVSQVLKNKSETNQSQCESCPNSDRTGDWRQDMLSVPYGTCLSPVSSRDGDIKQNKYFSSLPVVNNGVLCSPLKRSGVLPHMSTLSPNQDRFQKHLEKSPSDCKPAEAVGAFAERGMLPASPGTSLQRNEADTFKMVPFSEKLKQAQVKEPSDDPNPMQNSSLHSEQSHINLIRENDIKTQDPDEDMLDDLGGVTLQNSGSNITSSDGPVISSVFSLSCGAENIPEGIKWDIASCRTNPVTSMHRKIAQLIAATESSKSSLSPPSTVEQQSSPLKTPIDCVLGHNAPSHDPAPTQGLQSNGVDIEQFTHEQMRHQDCDEEQTKVIETRKDHDTVPMFVSKGTVLKAFSSTENEHLEENKLSCDVFGNERLLSKSVPFSFLKQVGEDFSLTKESLSTDSSRNLGTSLENKPNQEFTTSTISNKSISACSQPKEGNDQDKQEKLIFGGPSGSKIKTKEAVIPKKKPKTQSDPSQLLPDVCIFMTSRHLRLMPVKTEQLIKCPRRNQPVVVLNHPDVDSIEVINVMKVVNKYKGNVLKVVLSERTCDQLGIKRHHRRLIYQNMEAVLPVKKQTMLKMKLKKIHKNSYQVVDSLPVLEGPT, encoded by the exons ATGCCAGGAACGGAATATGTCGAAGACTGCATGCCACCAATATCGAGTGAAGGCCTGGAACTCAACACACAATGGTTtttagaaatgcagattaaaaaaatgaaggaaataataccACAGTTATATACTGATCAGGTGGATGACAGAAATAATTCTGTGACTACATCATCAAAACAACTCAGCAGTGAATATATGAATCAGCCCAATGGACGTGAAGCTCAGCCCCAGGGTTTTCAAGACACCAAGGCAGAGGATGACAAGATGTCTGTGGTTACTTGTGTGAGGTGTAGAAGTGTACAAAAAATTCCACTCCAGGAGCTGAAAAAGGATAACCAATATAGTCACAATGAGGACCAGATGTTCTTCGTTTGTGTCAAGTGCAACTTAGGTctatctcctcctttcccttgtATTAATGATGTACCAACTGCTATTGATTCAGGAAATAAAGATAATGCGATTTCAAGGACTATCACTAAccaatttaaagtaaaaaacttTCAGCCAGGCAAATATTACTGTGATAAGTGCCGGTTTTCTACCAAGGACCCTCTGCAGTATAAAAAGCACACGCTCCaacatgaagaaattaaattcttTTGTTCACACTGCAACTATGTCTCATATACAAAAGGAGAATTCCAGAGGCATTTGGTGAAACACACAGGGACATTTCCGTATCAGTGCGAGTATTGTGACTATGGTGCTGTTAGAAATGATTATATAGTTAAACACACAAGACGAGTTCACGAGACCGGTGGTGAGAAACGACCTCTTAAACAGGCCATGGAACACCAGCCAAAGAGAACCAATTTTTCAAAACTGAACTCTGAGGTTCTTATAAATGAAGTTTCTAAGTCAAATTCTTTTCCGAATGAGCCGTCGGATTTACCCTTATGTTTCTCTGGCCATGGAGAGCAGGACAAAGCAGGCCACTCTGTTCCCTTACCTGAGTCTAAAGAGTATAGTAAGGATGAAGCAGCCTCAGCTCCTGATAAAGCCTGCCTTCCTGAACCAAGCAAAGTTAACTTTTTTGAGAATGAAAATGTGGAAGTTGAATTGTTATCACCAGCAAAAGAACCTGTACAGCCAGGTATGCCACTCACTGTGGTTGCACCAGCAGAACTTCGAGTCCCTGATAACTGTTTAGCCCAGTTGATAGATGTTAAGGTAGTCAATGGGACCCAGCAACTTGTTCTAAAACTAATtccactgaaagaaaaaaatggccttAAACCTGGCAGCCCTGATGAGCTTATGAGCAAATCTACAGTGCCAAATGAGCAAGAAAAATTAGTGCCTACTGAACAAACCCCACCAGCAGTGGAAGGGAGTCCTGAGAAGCCATTGGGCATTAGTAATCTGCACTCCACAGATTATACACATGTGAAGGATCTAGATTGCAGAAAGTCTTCTGTTTCTCAAGTGTTAAAGAATAAGTCAGAGACTAATCAAAGCCAATGTGAGTCCTGTCCAAATAGTGACAGAACTGGGGATTGGAGGCAAGACATGCTTTCAGTTCCATATGGAACAtgcctttctcctgtttcctCAAGAGAtggtgatataaaacaaaataagtatttttcttCATTACCTGTGGTGAATAATGGTGTTTTATGCAGTCCTCTGAAAAGATCCGGTGTGTTGCCACATATGTCTACCCTCTCCCCCAATCaagacagatttcagaaacatTTAGAAAAATCACCATCAGACTGCAAACCTGCTGAAGCAGTTGGGGCTTTTGCAGAAAGAGGTATGTTGCCAGCAAGCCCAGGGACCTCTCTGCAAAGGAATGAAGCTGATACTTTTAAAATGGTTCCTTTCAGTGAAAAGCTGAAACAAGCACAAGTAAAAGAACCTTCAGATGATCCAAATCCAATGCAAAATTCCTCTTTACATAGTGAACAATCACACATCAACCTAATTAGAGAAAATGATATTAAGACTCAAGATCCTGACGAGGACATGTTGGATGATCTTGGTGGAGTTACTCTTCAGAATTCAGGAAGTAACATCACTTCTTCAGATGGCCCTGTCATTTCATCAGTGTTTTCTCTTAGCTGTGGGGCTGAAAATATCCCCGAAGGGATTAAATGGGACATTGCAAGTTGTAGGACAAACCCAGTTACTTCAATGCATAGAAAAATTGCCCAGTTGATTGCTGCTACTGAATCTTCAAAATCTTCATTGTCTCCTCCAAGCACAGTGGAACAGCAATCCTCTCCTTTGAAAACTCCCATAGACTGTGTTCTGGGGCATAATGCACCAAGTCATGATCCAGCTCCAACCCAGGGCCTGCAGAGCAATGGTGTTGATATTGAACAATTTACTCATGAACAAATGCGACACCAGGACTGTGATGAGGAACAAACAAAAGTTATTGAAACTAGAAAGGATCATGACACTGTTCCCATGTTTGTTTCAAAAGGGACTGTGTTGAAAGCGTTCAGTTCCACTGAGAATGAACATTTAGAAGAGAATAAATTGTCGTGTGATGTGTTTGGCAATGAGAGGCTGTTATCAAAATCTGTTCCCTTCAGTTTTCTTAAACAGGTAGGCGAAGACTTTTCTTTGACAAAGGAAAGTCTGTCAACAGACAGTTCCAGAAATCTTGGTACATCATTGGAGAATAAGCCAAATCAAGAATTCACTACCAGTACTATCTCTAACAAATCAATTTCTGCCTGTTCACAACCAAAAGAAGGCAATGAccaggataaacaggaaaaattgaTTTTTGGTGGCCCCTCAGGGTCCAAAATTAAGACAAAAGAGGCAGTAATCcccaagaaaaaacccaaaactcaaTCTGACCCCAGTCAGTTGCTTCCAGATGTTTGTATTTTTATGACATCAAGACATCTCAGACTTATGCCTGTCAAAACAGAACAGTTGATTAAATGCCCCCGCCGGAACCAACCTGTTGTTGTGTTAAACCACCCAGATGTTGACTCAATAGAAGTGATTAATGTGATGAAGGTTGTCAACAAGTACAAAGGCAATGTCCTCAAAGTGGTTTTATCAGAACGAACATGTGACCAACTAGGTATAAAGCGGCATCACAGGCGACTTATCTATCAGAACATGGAGGCAGTGTTACCAGTGAAAAAGCAGACTATGCtgaaaatgaaacttaaaaagatCCACAAGAACAGCTACCAGGTAGTGGATTCCTTACCAG tacTCGAAGGGCCTACTTAA
- the ZNF518B gene encoding zinc finger protein 518B isoform X1: MPGTEYVEDCMPPISSEGLELNTQWFLEMQIKKMKEIIPQLYTDQVDDRNNSVTTSSKQLSSEYMNQPNGREAQPQGFQDTKAEDDKMSVVTCVRCRSVQKIPLQELKKDNQYSHNEDQMFFVCVKCNLGLSPPFPCINDVPTAIDSGNKDNAISRTITNQFKVKNFQPGKYYCDKCRFSTKDPLQYKKHTLQHEEIKFFCSHCNYVSYTKGEFQRHLVKHTGTFPYQCEYCDYGAVRNDYIVKHTRRVHETGGEKRPLKQAMEHQPKRTNFSKLNSEVLINEVSKSNSFPNEPSDLPLCFSGHGEQDKAGHSVPLPESKEYSKDEAASAPDKACLPEPSKVNFFENENVEVELLSPAKEPVQPGMPLTVVAPAELRVPDNCLAQLIDVKVVNGTQQLVLKLIPLKEKNGLKPGSPDELMSKSTVPNEQEKLVPTEQTPPAVEGSPEKPLGISNLHSTDYTHVKDLDCRKSSVSQVLKNKSETNQSQCESCPNSDRTGDWRQDMLSVPYGTCLSPVSSRDGDIKQNKYFSSLPVVNNGVLCSPLKRSGVLPHMSTLSPNQDRFQKHLEKSPSDCKPAEAVGAFAERGMLPASPGTSLQRNEADTFKMVPFSEKLKQAQVKEPSDDPNPMQNSSLHSEQSHINLIRENDIKTQDPDEDMLDDLGGVTLQNSGSNITSSDGPVISSVFSLSCGAENIPEGIKWDIASCRTNPVTSMHRKIAQLIAATESSKSSLSPPSTVEQQSSPLKTPIDCVLGHNAPSHDPAPTQGLQSNGVDIEQFTHEQMRHQDCDEEQTKVIETRKDHDTVPMFVSKGTVLKAFSSTENEHLEENKLSCDVFGNERLLSKSVPFSFLKQVGEDFSLTKESLSTDSSRNLGTSLENKPNQEFTTSTISNKSISACSQPKEGNDQDKQEKLIFGGPSGSKIKTKEAVIPKKKPKTQSDPSQLLPDVCIFMTSRHLRLMPVKTEQLIKCPRRNQPVVVLNHPDVDSIEVINVMKVVNKYKGNVLKVVLSERTCDQLGIKRHHRRLIYQNMEAVLPVKKQTMLKMKLKKIHKNSYQVVDSLPGESVQGMFKCWFCGRIYEDQEEWMSHGQRHLIEATRDWEQLSPPLGIPK, translated from the coding sequence ATGCCAGGAACGGAATATGTCGAAGACTGCATGCCACCAATATCGAGTGAAGGCCTGGAACTCAACACACAATGGTTtttagaaatgcagattaaaaaaatgaaggaaataataccACAGTTATATACTGATCAGGTGGATGACAGAAATAATTCTGTGACTACATCATCAAAACAACTCAGCAGTGAATATATGAATCAGCCCAATGGACGTGAAGCTCAGCCCCAGGGTTTTCAAGACACCAAGGCAGAGGATGACAAGATGTCTGTGGTTACTTGTGTGAGGTGTAGAAGTGTACAAAAAATTCCACTCCAGGAGCTGAAAAAGGATAACCAATATAGTCACAATGAGGACCAGATGTTCTTCGTTTGTGTCAAGTGCAACTTAGGTctatctcctcctttcccttgtATTAATGATGTACCAACTGCTATTGATTCAGGAAATAAAGATAATGCGATTTCAAGGACTATCACTAAccaatttaaagtaaaaaacttTCAGCCAGGCAAATATTACTGTGATAAGTGCCGGTTTTCTACCAAGGACCCTCTGCAGTATAAAAAGCACACGCTCCaacatgaagaaattaaattcttTTGTTCACACTGCAACTATGTCTCATATACAAAAGGAGAATTCCAGAGGCATTTGGTGAAACACACAGGGACATTTCCGTATCAGTGCGAGTATTGTGACTATGGTGCTGTTAGAAATGATTATATAGTTAAACACACAAGACGAGTTCACGAGACCGGTGGTGAGAAACGACCTCTTAAACAGGCCATGGAACACCAGCCAAAGAGAACCAATTTTTCAAAACTGAACTCTGAGGTTCTTATAAATGAAGTTTCTAAGTCAAATTCTTTTCCGAATGAGCCGTCGGATTTACCCTTATGTTTCTCTGGCCATGGAGAGCAGGACAAAGCAGGCCACTCTGTTCCCTTACCTGAGTCTAAAGAGTATAGTAAGGATGAAGCAGCCTCAGCTCCTGATAAAGCCTGCCTTCCTGAACCAAGCAAAGTTAACTTTTTTGAGAATGAAAATGTGGAAGTTGAATTGTTATCACCAGCAAAAGAACCTGTACAGCCAGGTATGCCACTCACTGTGGTTGCACCAGCAGAACTTCGAGTCCCTGATAACTGTTTAGCCCAGTTGATAGATGTTAAGGTAGTCAATGGGACCCAGCAACTTGTTCTAAAACTAATtccactgaaagaaaaaaatggccttAAACCTGGCAGCCCTGATGAGCTTATGAGCAAATCTACAGTGCCAAATGAGCAAGAAAAATTAGTGCCTACTGAACAAACCCCACCAGCAGTGGAAGGGAGTCCTGAGAAGCCATTGGGCATTAGTAATCTGCACTCCACAGATTATACACATGTGAAGGATCTAGATTGCAGAAAGTCTTCTGTTTCTCAAGTGTTAAAGAATAAGTCAGAGACTAATCAAAGCCAATGTGAGTCCTGTCCAAATAGTGACAGAACTGGGGATTGGAGGCAAGACATGCTTTCAGTTCCATATGGAACAtgcctttctcctgtttcctCAAGAGAtggtgatataaaacaaaataagtatttttcttCATTACCTGTGGTGAATAATGGTGTTTTATGCAGTCCTCTGAAAAGATCCGGTGTGTTGCCACATATGTCTACCCTCTCCCCCAATCaagacagatttcagaaacatTTAGAAAAATCACCATCAGACTGCAAACCTGCTGAAGCAGTTGGGGCTTTTGCAGAAAGAGGTATGTTGCCAGCAAGCCCAGGGACCTCTCTGCAAAGGAATGAAGCTGATACTTTTAAAATGGTTCCTTTCAGTGAAAAGCTGAAACAAGCACAAGTAAAAGAACCTTCAGATGATCCAAATCCAATGCAAAATTCCTCTTTACATAGTGAACAATCACACATCAACCTAATTAGAGAAAATGATATTAAGACTCAAGATCCTGACGAGGACATGTTGGATGATCTTGGTGGAGTTACTCTTCAGAATTCAGGAAGTAACATCACTTCTTCAGATGGCCCTGTCATTTCATCAGTGTTTTCTCTTAGCTGTGGGGCTGAAAATATCCCCGAAGGGATTAAATGGGACATTGCAAGTTGTAGGACAAACCCAGTTACTTCAATGCATAGAAAAATTGCCCAGTTGATTGCTGCTACTGAATCTTCAAAATCTTCATTGTCTCCTCCAAGCACAGTGGAACAGCAATCCTCTCCTTTGAAAACTCCCATAGACTGTGTTCTGGGGCATAATGCACCAAGTCATGATCCAGCTCCAACCCAGGGCCTGCAGAGCAATGGTGTTGATATTGAACAATTTACTCATGAACAAATGCGACACCAGGACTGTGATGAGGAACAAACAAAAGTTATTGAAACTAGAAAGGATCATGACACTGTTCCCATGTTTGTTTCAAAAGGGACTGTGTTGAAAGCGTTCAGTTCCACTGAGAATGAACATTTAGAAGAGAATAAATTGTCGTGTGATGTGTTTGGCAATGAGAGGCTGTTATCAAAATCTGTTCCCTTCAGTTTTCTTAAACAGGTAGGCGAAGACTTTTCTTTGACAAAGGAAAGTCTGTCAACAGACAGTTCCAGAAATCTTGGTACATCATTGGAGAATAAGCCAAATCAAGAATTCACTACCAGTACTATCTCTAACAAATCAATTTCTGCCTGTTCACAACCAAAAGAAGGCAATGAccaggataaacaggaaaaattgaTTTTTGGTGGCCCCTCAGGGTCCAAAATTAAGACAAAAGAGGCAGTAATCcccaagaaaaaacccaaaactcaaTCTGACCCCAGTCAGTTGCTTCCAGATGTTTGTATTTTTATGACATCAAGACATCTCAGACTTATGCCTGTCAAAACAGAACAGTTGATTAAATGCCCCCGCCGGAACCAACCTGTTGTTGTGTTAAACCACCCAGATGTTGACTCAATAGAAGTGATTAATGTGATGAAGGTTGTCAACAAGTACAAAGGCAATGTCCTCAAAGTGGTTTTATCAGAACGAACATGTGACCAACTAGGTATAAAGCGGCATCACAGGCGACTTATCTATCAGAACATGGAGGCAGTGTTACCAGTGAAAAAGCAGACTATGCtgaaaatgaaacttaaaaagatCCACAAGAACAGCTACCAGGTAGTGGATTCCTTACCAGGTGAATCAGTACAGGGTATGTTTAAATGTTGGTTTTGTGGAAGGATATATGAAGACCAGGAAGAGTGGATGAGTCATGGGCAGCGACACTTGATAGAAGCAACCAGAGATTGGGAGCAGCTTTCTCCTCCTTTGGGGATCCCCAAATGA